One genomic segment of Pongo pygmaeus isolate AG05252 chromosome 19, NHGRI_mPonPyg2-v2.0_pri, whole genome shotgun sequence includes these proteins:
- the ARMC7 gene encoding armadillo repeat-containing protein 7 isoform X3 has translation MAQKPKVDPHVGRLGYLQALVTEFQETQSQDAKEQVLANLANFAYDPSNYEYLRQLQVLDLFLDSLSEESETLVEFAIARTPRPKHSSFLSVESLRGTLCR, from the exons ATGGCCCAGAAGCCTAAGGTGGACCCCCACGTCGGGCGGCTGGGATACCTGCAGGCGCTGGTCACGGAATTCCAGGAGACCCAAAGCCAAG ACGCCAAGGAGCAAGTCCTCGCCAACCTCGCCAACTTCGCTTATGACCCCAGCAACTACGAGTATCTGCGGCAGCTGCAGGttctggatttatttctggattcgcTGTCGGAGGAGAGTGAGACCCTGGTGGAGTTTGCTATTG CAAGAACCCCCCGCCCCAAGCACAGTAGCTTTCTCAGCGTCGAATCCCTCCGTGGGACCCTCTGCAGATGA